The Montipora foliosa isolate CH-2021 chromosome 1, ASM3666993v2, whole genome shotgun sequence DNA segment TAAAAGAAGAGTGTTTATCTGTTGTCACTTGAGCCACCGCCCTGCCTTCGATAGCCTTCAGTGTCATAAACGCGCAGCTAATGATGAACGCCtgactgtcaagtttttcaacttctagtacgcttaccaagcgtctctcgagcctagatttcggatgaacacgaatcttatgctttcgtggtcgaataacagcgctttctcaaatataatatatatatatatatatacatatatatatatagtatatataaatatatgtatatatatatataatgtatatataaaaaattgaaattagcctgtatccttctaggatccttccttgtcatccgctaagttgactacggtcgtgcatcattaacttgatccttagttgggtttcaagtgaagttataggctcccctaccttgccaccttgaaagaaaatttcccgggaggcccacgccttaaccacgtaaatcacctcttcgatggctgtgttgccagcatggttgtcctggtggtgtagtggtgatcacacccgactagtaatggggggacgtgggttcaaatcccgctcagggcaaattttctttcaaacatttattcttaaaaattgattatttggggtgtgcattgtcagggtttctctcctacactttctctaaaaaaaattgaaattagcctgtatccttctaggatccttccttgtcatccgctaagttgactacggtcgtgcatcattaacttgatccttagttgggtttcaagtgaagttataggctcccctaccttgccaccttgaaagaaaatttcccgggaggcccacgccttaaccacgtaaatcacctcttcgatggctgtgttgccagcatggttgtcctggtggtgtagtggtgatcacacccgactagtaatggggggacgtgggttcaaatcccgctcagggcaaattttctttcaaacatttattcttaaaaattgattatttggggtgtgcattgtcagggtttctctcctacactttctctaaaaaaaattgaaattagcctgtatccttctaggatccttccttgtcatccgctaagttgactacggtcgtgcatcattaacttgatccttagttgggtttcaagtgaagttataggctcccctaccttgccaccttgaaagaaaatttcccgggaggcccacgccttaaccacgtaaatcacctcttcgatggctgtgttgccagcatggttgtcctggtggtgtagtggtgatcacacccgactagtaatggggggacgtgggttcaaatcccgctcagggcaaattttctttcaaacatttattcttaaaaattgattatttggggtgtgcattgtcagggtttctctcctacactttctctctctatatatatatatatataatttccataaggtcgcaatagtagcaagtatgataaatactgtaggaaacaaacaacttttttaaaagacatgtttcggcatgcttatgtcatcatcagttaaatgagttcctaagtgtgaacagttataagtctacgggtagatgaaaaaattattacaacatgacgtaatacaaaagcgggtactatttacagcgtgacaccaaacatcaaggtgtaaactaaaacgtgagaaaagtgttgtaatgctgcaattgtttgatcttatttatatgaaacgcttctttgagttttaaatcaattgagttgctggcagaatccagaatactaaagcacgaaggggagtatttgctcttacataaaggagatgtgttgaaatgcttaaaaatatgcgagtttttatcgctttccgtgtgttcctttatcctggtagaaaagtggcaactagtttcgccaatataacgggaattacaacccgcacaagaaaattagtaaactaccatggattttagagcaacaggagtacgatctttaacactaaacatgtttttaattttgaatgaagtgaaaacctaACTGTCAAATTgcagcagcattacaacacttttctcacgttttattttacaccttgatgtttggtgtcacgctgtaaatagtacccgctcttatattacgtcatgttgtaataattttttcatctacccgtagactttataactgttcacacttaggaactcatttaactgatgatggcataagcatgccgaaacatgtcttttaaaaaagttgtctgtttcccacagtataaatatataagttctcaccttaaaatcagCTGCTCCTCAGCGTTACGACCGCGAGAACAGACGCCGTGAtgcgactgacacaaaatattaaaccatgcgcttcctttcataatactctgcaccccccaaataggaactttggattattaactgctacccctgtttattgtgatgtcacaatacacaaactctcagaaactccctttgggatttttctcgatttgcgtcatcctaaccatttcgtacttgcgggcgcaaacaatagaaacgtcatcattacctaccgattcctcgcggcccctgttcgagcaaatcgagattttttctagtatacTGACTGCATATTTGAACTGTAAGTACTGTCCTTAATATACGCGCGAGCTActagggtgcctcctcgggatttcgcctctgggcgaaatccctgcgggggcaataaaacccaaaatcaaaagaaaaataacactaAGAAAGGACGAAATAAATTGAGTACACGTTTGTTACAAAGAGTAGTTCGTTGGATTGTTCAACAATTTCGACGCTGGTTTACACAACAATCTCAATTATAAGAAAGAAAGCAATAAAATAATGGCGTTAGAAAGCGTGACAGTAGCCGCAGCAACCACAGCAGCTGTGACCACAACAGCGGAAGAGATTAATAGCGGAAGTAGTGGTTGTTGTTCATCGaaaatatttcattggtgtttaaaATGTATTAAAGATACAAGTTTGGATGAAGAAGATGCTGCCGCTGCACCAGCTACGGATGCGGGTGAACATATTAATTCGGTGCATTCTAATGTCAATATTATTTGTTGTGGTGGGCAAACCAAAACTTTGGATGATGCAGATATCGAGCTAGCAGCCCAAGATTACCATTTTACTGCAACTACTTCTCCTTCTaccactgctgctgctgctgatgCTGCTACTGTTGCTAAAACCCCACCAAAAAATACTATAAATAAAACAGAACAAGATTTTATATCTCACAAAAAGAAGCTTGAAGTATCAGACTTGACTAAAAAAGCGCAAGAGACTTCCTTATAATAATTTTAGTATTCACAGTAATGTATATCGATTTTGGGGATAAAAAGACTCAAACAGTCAAGGAAAAGGATGTCTTTGGGGAGGAACATTTCTATTCATTAGTAACTACAAAAATCAATCCGCTAAAGATGGATTTAGACGCCGATGTACAAGAACATTATTTTCAGTGTTATGACTATTTGAACGCCATATACGATCATATAAAATTGACGCGTTTCGATGAAGATAGAGTTAGGTTTCTAGTGGAGTCGGATTTACGAGTCGAACGCGGCTTGTGGAAACAAGTCAAAGAGTTAACGCCACGTTATTTAGCAAATATCTTTGACGCGTATTTTATCGAATTTCGCACTAGTAAAAGTGTACGCCAACAATTATTAGAACCTAGTTTCGAGTTAGAGATTGTCATAAAAACACCTTATATAAAACCTAACGAGGAAAACTCGTGGGAGTAACAGTGTAAgagtaaaaagaaaatgaataaacttaacaaaaatgaaaacgaccacgaagatgtcaatgtcaaagAGCCATTTTTTACCaaattatttcatatttttaatGACAAGGATAGTCCTTACCAATACGCCAGTCCTACAGCCTTGTACAGATACATTCAACGGGAAGAAcccaaagaaattaaaaagcaatGGCCGTTAGCGCGTGTCCgagattttgttttgtttcactcACGAGCGAGACAGATTGTAGGCTCGAGACCAAGCGCTCAATTTGATCGTAGCCCGACGCTTGTTGATGGTTTGGATACACAATGGCAAGCAGATTTAGTcgaagaaagaaaattgaaatggGGGTTAGGTCGCAGGAAATTTTTATTGACGGTCATCGATGTGTTTTCGCGACAAGCTATGGTCGGTGTGGCTTCGAATAAGTCAGCCCTAGCTGTGCTACGCGCTTTCAAGAAATTAGTAGACGAGCAACGCCATGGCCGGACGCCTCGATACTTACAAACGGATCAAGGTAAAGAATTTTTTAACAAAGAGTTTACAAAATATTGCCAAGAGCACGATATCATTCACTTTCATACTTATAGTCCTATGAAAGCATCGATTGTTGAACGGTTTAATCGAACGCTACAAGAAGGTTTAGCTATTTTGAAAAGACACGAACCTGACCTTAGCGTTCAGCAGGCTATTCAACGATTTACTAAAGCTTATAATTCAAGGCCACATCGCGGCTTAGGTGGAAAAATGAAACCCAGTGATATCACCTATGGAAATCAAAATGATCTCATGAGACTAGTAGACAATTTTAGACGGAAATGGAGTGAAAAAACTTGGTTAAAGCGAACACCGTTTAAATTTCATGTCGGGGATTATGTGAGAACCAGTCgtcaaaaaaagaataaaacgaATGCTTTTCGTAAATCCTACCGTGGTACTTGGTCTGAACAAGTGTATCGAATAAGACAACGTCGACGTGAATTCCCTCGTTGGGATTTAAACTTGTATTGGTTAGAAACTTTAAAACAAGAAGATATAAAAGGACGGTATTATGAGCCAGA contains these protein-coding regions:
- the LOC138011413 gene encoding uncharacterized protein, producing the protein MNKLNKNENDHEDVNVKEPFFTKLFHIFNDKDSPYQYASPTALYRYIQREEPKEIKKQWPLARVRDFVLFHSRARQIVGSRPSAQFDRSPTLVDGLDTQWQADLVEERKLKWGLGRRKFLLTVIDVFSRQAMVGVASNKSALAVLRAFKKLVDEQRHGRTPRYLQTDQGKEFFNKEFTKYCQEHDIIHFHTYSPMKASIVERFNRTLQEGLAILKRHEPDLSVQQAIQRFTKAYNSRPHRGLGGKMKPSDITYGNQNDLMRLVDNFRRKWSEKTWLKRTPFKFHVGDYVRTSRQKKNKTNAFRKSYRGTWSEQVYRIRQRRREFPRWDLNLYWLETLKQEDIKGRYYEPELLLVSEKYMQEKRPFEVKNRKTGEVR